In Armatimonadota bacterium, one DNA window encodes the following:
- a CDS encoding class I SAM-dependent methyltransferase, translated as MGTAASPQELASAYAARDRGAYYDETCAQAERKMARVVQDLAARQLTERALIDVGTGNALLPRRLIEAGFTSVSAHEVVGPEVAMPPGLAKLYRDFDGSSVEDACMEVVTLIDVLEHSAAPREMLSMAHRILKPGGILYIHAPVATRLDRIAFPLHRIPGLKRLARAWQRSRTSVFHLSNFSVAALRQLLAETGFAILECKTINELSWPIERYVRVYLADPTGSSPKVTKLIATILAPVFTSSLLNSNKAVITAERVPGPP; from the coding sequence GTGGGTACAGCAGCTAGCCCGCAGGAACTCGCCTCCGCCTACGCCGCACGAGACCGTGGCGCGTATTACGATGAGACTTGCGCCCAGGCCGAGAGGAAGATGGCCAGGGTCGTCCAAGACCTGGCGGCTCGACAACTCACTGAGAGGGCCCTCATCGATGTCGGCACAGGAAACGCCCTGCTCCCTCGGCGGCTCATTGAGGCAGGGTTCACCAGTGTCAGCGCGCACGAGGTCGTTGGTCCTGAAGTTGCCATGCCTCCTGGGCTGGCAAAGCTGTATCGCGATTTCGACGGATCCTCCGTCGAAGACGCCTGTATGGAGGTTGTCACGCTAATCGATGTTCTTGAGCACAGTGCCGCACCGAGAGAAATGCTCTCAATGGCCCACCGTATCTTGAAGCCCGGCGGAATTCTCTACATCCACGCACCTGTCGCGACTCGATTGGACCGAATCGCCTTCCCTCTGCATCGAATTCCCGGCCTCAAGCGCCTCGCCCGAGCATGGCAGCGGAGCAGGACTTCAGTGTTTCACCTGTCGAACTTCTCGGTGGCAGCGCTACGGCAGTTGCTGGCCGAAACGGGATTCGCCATTCTGGAGTGCAAAACGATCAACGAGCTATCGTGGCCCATCGAGCGCTACGTTAGGGTCTATCTTGCTGACCCCACGGGCTCTTCACCAAAGGTCACCAAGCTCATAGCAACGATTCTCGCTCCGGTGTTCACAAGCTCACTGCTCAACAGCAACAAGGCCGTGATCACCGCAGAACGCGTTCCTGGGCCTCCATAG
- a CDS encoding NTP transferase domain-containing protein has protein sequence MAQPKPTLLVLAAGMGSRYGGLKQIDPVGPSGETLLDYSVYDALRSGFGRVVFVIRHSIEADFREAVGSRFESKLDVDYAFQELNQLPPGFVLPEGRTKPWGTTHAILAAENQIHGQFAAINADDFYGRGAFQALAGHFASGSPDYAMVGFTLRNTLSEHGSVARGLCRVDESGYLTHIEEVTKIEREGLGGRYMDDAGKAHHLTGDEAVSMNFWGFDPTCFERFRKYFSDFLSASIGSEKSEFYIPSAIKSAIDEGSARVRVLRAESQWFGVTYREDKPSVVQGVQLLIAGGAYPERLWE, from the coding sequence ATGGCCCAACCCAAACCCACGCTCCTCGTCCTTGCCGCCGGAATGGGCAGCCGATACGGCGGCCTTAAGCAGATCGACCCGGTTGGACCTTCCGGCGAGACGCTCCTGGATTACTCCGTCTACGATGCCCTGCGTTCGGGTTTTGGGCGGGTCGTCTTCGTGATCCGGCATTCGATCGAGGCCGATTTTCGGGAGGCGGTCGGGAGTCGGTTTGAGTCCAAACTGGACGTCGACTACGCTTTTCAGGAGCTGAATCAGCTTCCTCCCGGATTCGTGCTGCCGGAGGGCCGCACCAAGCCCTGGGGCACGACGCACGCCATCCTCGCTGCCGAAAATCAGATTCACGGGCAATTTGCGGCGATCAACGCGGATGACTTCTATGGGCGAGGGGCGTTTCAAGCTCTTGCCGGGCACTTTGCCTCCGGCTCACCGGACTATGCGATGGTGGGATTTACCCTCCGGAACACGCTCTCCGAGCATGGCTCCGTCGCTCGGGGCCTCTGCAGGGTGGACGAAAGTGGCTATCTGACCCACATCGAGGAGGTCACCAAGATCGAACGAGAGGGCTTGGGGGGCCGTTACATGGATGATGCCGGCAAGGCCCATCACTTGACCGGGGACGAGGCCGTTTCGATGAATTTCTGGGGCTTTGACCCGACGTGTTTTGAGAGGTTCCGCAAGTACTTTTCCGATTTCCTGAGCGCCAGCATCGGCTCTGAGAAGTCGGAGTTCTATATTCCGAGCGCCATCAAGTCAGCCATCGATGAGGGCTCCGCCCGAGTTAGGGTGCTTCGCGCCGAGAGCCAGTGGTTTGGGGTGACCTATCGGGAGGACAAACCCTCTGTCGTTCAAGGAGTCCAGTTACTGATCGCTGGAGGCGCCTATCCGGAGAGGCTGTGGGAATAG
- a CDS encoding aminoglycoside phosphotransferase family protein — translation MGIEFHPDPGEIARLFGLSEAPITFERYGSGHINDTFLATYVSPGGITRVIHQRINTLVFVRPEEMMDNIVRVTEHIGRGGGPDSGTSIPELGVPRVVPATDGRPFAYDLEGGFWRSLTFVVGARSFDRVQSPAQAREAGRAFGHFQLLLSDLPGPRLFDTIPRFHDGGMRFEAFEKVLAADPAGRVPACGPEIAFLSAREGVLRQPLQWLHEGRLPERITHNDTKINNLLFDVASDRAVCVLDLDTVMPGLAGYDFGDLARTATSPTDEDETDLEKVEVDAALYRALAEGFLEGASHLKAFERETLFDFGKMITLMIGCRFLTDHLNGDQYFRIHREGQNLDRARVQFKLVASMEAQERVLR, via the coding sequence GTGGGAATAGAGTTTCATCCCGATCCTGGGGAGATCGCCCGCCTATTTGGGCTTTCGGAAGCGCCGATTACGTTCGAGCGCTATGGTAGCGGCCACATCAACGACACGTTCCTGGCCACGTACGTCTCGCCTGGCGGCATCACACGAGTCATCCACCAGCGCATCAACACCCTGGTGTTTGTTCGGCCAGAGGAAATGATGGACAACATCGTGCGGGTCACCGAGCACATTGGTAGGGGCGGGGGCCCAGACTCAGGGACATCAATCCCCGAACTGGGTGTGCCAAGGGTGGTTCCGGCGACGGACGGAAGGCCGTTCGCATACGATCTTGAGGGCGGTTTTTGGCGCAGCCTCACCTTTGTGGTGGGTGCGCGTTCTTTCGACCGGGTCCAATCTCCCGCCCAGGCCCGCGAAGCGGGCAGGGCCTTTGGGCACTTCCAGCTTCTCTTGTCGGACCTTCCTGGCCCAAGGCTCTTTGACACCATTCCCCGGTTCCACGATGGGGGCATGCGGTTCGAAGCGTTTGAGAAGGTGCTTGCAGCCGACCCAGCAGGCCGAGTTCCGGCTTGCGGCCCCGAGATCGCGTTCCTTTCAGCGAGGGAGGGCGTGTTGCGACAGCCGTTGCAGTGGCTCCACGAAGGCAGATTGCCTGAGCGGATTACCCACAACGACACCAAGATCAACAACCTGCTCTTCGATGTGGCCTCGGATCGGGCGGTCTGCGTGCTCGACCTCGACACGGTGATGCCTGGTCTGGCGGGCTATGATTTTGGGGACCTGGCGCGGACGGCGACAAGCCCAACCGACGAAGACGAGACGGACCTTGAGAAGGTCGAGGTGGATGCGGCGCTTTACCGGGCGCTCGCTGAAGGGTTCTTAGAGGGAGCCTCTCATTTGAAGGCTTTTGAGCGCGAGACGCTATTCGACTTTGGCAAGATGATCACGCTGATGATCGGGTGCCGGTTTCTCACGGACCATCTGAACGGAGACCAATATTTCCGGATCCATCGCGAGGGCCAGAACCTGGACCGGGCACGGGTGCAGTTCAAGTTGGTTGCGTCTATGGAGGCCCAGGAACGCGTTCTGCGGTGA